In the genome of Schistocerca piceifrons isolate TAMUIC-IGC-003096 chromosome X, iqSchPice1.1, whole genome shotgun sequence, one region contains:
- the LOC124721937 gene encoding heat shock 70 kDa protein 14-like, producing the protein MFPNSELLCSVNPDELIALGAAKHGSYLKEPFDPGCDHLSYDIPVVTKSIFMKTAAVIHYNSKLMVMVCCLIFNEANDDKVLVIPAQTPVPVKVTKSLPLTLSGESIVVQVLEADDDDDDDDEDTDKEQGAVVLGNLTLDDVSASSSLTAEINVNSIGSLHASITDTATQKKSSFRRGPPTSDGQ; encoded by the exons ATGTTTCCCAATTCAGAGTTATTATGTAGTGTAAATCCCGATGAACTGATCGCCTTGGGTGCTGCAAAGCATGGTAGTTATCTGAAAGAACCATTTGACCCAGGTTGTGATCATCTATCATATGATATCCCAGTTGTAACAAAATCAATTTTTATGAAG ACAGCAGCAGTGATCCACTACAATTCCAAACTAATGGTGATGGTATGCTGTCTTATATTTAATGAG GCAAACGATGATAAAGTGTTGGTTATACCAGCACAGACACCTGTTCCGGTCAAGGTTACAAAGAGTCTTCCATTGACACTCTCAGGAGAGAGTATAGTAGTTCAGGTTCttgaagctgatgatgatgatgatgatgatgatgaggatacaGACAAAGAACAGGGAGCTGTAGTTTTGGGAAAT CTGACGCTTGATGATGTGTCGGCTTCCAGCAGTTTAACTGCTGAAATAAATGTAAACAG TATTGGAAGTTTGCATGCAAGCATAACTGATACTGCAACACAGAAGAAATCTTCCTTTCGACGAGGTCCTCCGACATCAGATGGACAATAA